The genomic segment ATGGAAAGACGATGGTGTCGCATCTCTGCTTTTAACTGTTTTATACGTGTACTGATGCTTACTTGTTCTTTCGTGGTAGTCATCATAGGCTGCTCTCTTCCACAATTGAATTCGTCAATATTAATTTATTTTCTCTTTTAATACTGGCTAAATTCTCACGAAGCATTAGTTTAAATCCCGCGTTAATCTTCTTCTCACTCATAAACTCTCCTTAATTTTATGATTTCTACGAAAAACTACAATTTTTCGGAAAGAAATAGTAATAAAATAGTAATATTATAGAAAGAGAATCTGTCAGCATTATCATTATTTTATCACGATTTATTTGATATTTATCATAATTTTTTAATATTTATTAAGAAATACTAAAGAAAAAGCTTGACATACTATATATGTTTTGTATACTATTAATATAGCCAATGTATTAAATAGATTATTAATTGCTAAAATATCTGATGATTTCTACGAAAAATTGTAGTTTTTTGACCTCTTCGTTTTTATGCGAATGTTTTAGAAAAAGAATGTCATTCCATTACTTTTATTTATAAAAAAAACATACATTTTATTTATAAATGTATGTTTTTTTTTATTAAAATTCAAAACCTTGAAGTGTGGCGAAATAATCTTCTGGTTTCTCTGCTCTGCGAATCATTCGACTTTTCCCATCTTCTTGGAGCAAAATCTCACTACTTCTGAGCTTGGCATTGTACTGATAACCCATTGAAAAACCATGAGCACCTGTGTCATGGATAACAAGTAAATCTCCAATTTCTATTTTAGGAAGTGAGCGTTGTTTAGCAAATTTATCATTATTCTCGCAAAGAGAACCTGTAACGTCATAAATTTCTGTTGCTACATCATTATCTTTACCTGACACACTGATGTGATGGTAGGCATTATAAAATGCTGGACGCATCAGGTTTACAGCACTTGCATCTACACCAACATAGCTTCGATATGTTTCTTTCAAGTGAAGTACTTTTGTGACCAGAACACCATGAGGAGCAAGCATAAATCTTCCAAGTTCTGTGAAAATTTTGACCTCACCCAAACCATTTTGTGTTAAAACTTCATCATAAACCTGATGGACACCCTCGCCAATAATGGCAATATCATTTGCCTTTTCCTCTGGTCGATAGTTCACTCCAATCCCACCTGATAAATTAATAAAATCAAGCGTTACACCTGTTTTTTCATGAATTTCAAGAGCAAGTTCAAATAACTGACGAGCGAGTTCTGGATAGTATTCATTCGTTACAGTGTTTGAAGCAAGGAAACTGTGGATTCCAAATTTTTTCACACCAAGCTGTTGCAAGTCTTTAATTCCTTGAAATAGTTGAGCTTTTGTCATACCAAACTTGGATTCTTCTGGGTTATCCATGATTTTTGTTCCCATTGAGAATACGCCTCCTGGATTATAGCGTAAGCTCATTGTTTCAGGAAATTCAAAGTCTGTCAGTGCTGACAGAAATTTAATATGTTCATAAGCATCAAGATTAATTGTTGCACCAATTTTTTTGGCAAATTTAAACTCTTCAGCTGGTGTATCATTAGATGAAAACATGATTTCAGAACCAGAAAATCCACATTTTTGTGACATTAGCAGCTCCACATAACTTGCACAATCTACTCCGCAACCTTCTTCGTGTAGTATTTTTAAAATTGCTGGTGTAGGTGTCGCTTTTACAGCAAAAAATTCTTTAAAACCTTTATTCCACGCAAAAGCAGTATGAAGTGCGCGTGCTTTTTCACGGATTCCTTTTTCATCATACAAATGAAAGGGCGTTGGATATTCAGCAGTGAGCTGTTCAAGTTGTGTTTTTGTTACAAAAGGGATCTTCATAGTATTCTCCATGTTTTTTCTTTGCTCTATTATAACAAGATGTAAGGCTGCTTGTCCAGAACTCTGTTATACCCAGAGGTGAACGACATCGTCAAGAAATATGGAACGCTCTTGCCTTCTCTCTTGCCTATCAATGGATTTAATTACAAGACATGAACTATTATGAGCTTAGTTCTTACACTGTTATCACTGAAAAAGCTCAAAATATCTTGCTGACAAATTGAGCTTTTACTGACAGAATGTTCTAGTTTACTGATAGACTTTGATCAGTAACTCGTAACCATTTTTGTCAGCTGTTCATCAATAACCTCAGCTGCTTTTCTCCCTTCACGAATGGCCCAGATAACGAGAGAGGGGCCACGCCTTGCGTCTCCAGCAACCAGAATCTTGTCATTATTAGTTGTATAATTATCGTAAATTTCTTTTACCCCGAAAGTGCTCAGTAAATCTTTGTCAGTACTGACAAAACCCATCGCAAGCAATACAAGATTAGCTTCTAGTAATTTTTCAGTACCTGTAACAGGTTTAAAATCTGGACCAACTTCAGCAACTTGTAATGCTTTGATTTGCCCTTGATTATTACTGATAAACTGTGTTGCAGTCATTTTATAAGCAGTCAAATCAATATTTCCCGCAAATTGTGCTTCTTCCTGTCCATAACCTTGTTTTAGAACCATCGGCCATTCTGGCCAAGGATTATTTTCTGTCCGCTCAAAAGGCAAAGGAGGCGTAATTTCAAGTTGTTGAACACGAGTTGCTCCGAGACGAACGGCTGTCCCGATGCAGTCATTTCCTGTATCTCCACCTCCGATAACAATTACTTTTTTTCCTTCAAGTGATTTCGGAACATTATTTTCACCAATCTCGAGTACAGTTTTTGTTGTTTCAGTTAAAAAATCTACTGCAAAACGAATCCCTGATAATTCGCGACCAGCGATAGGTAAATCTCTTGGTACCCCAGCTCCAATTGCCAATATTACTTTATCAAATCGGCTATCTAAATCATCATAACTTAAATCACGTCCAATCTCAGTATTCGCTACAAATTGGACACCTAGTTTTTCCATTAAATCAATTCGTGCCTGAACAACGTCCTTATCAAGCTTCATGTTAGGAATACCATACATCAGCAAACCACCAAAACGGTCTGATTTTTCAAATACCGTGACAGTATGTCCAAGCTGATTAAGCCTCCAGGCTGCAGCTAGACCTGCAGGACCTGAACCAATCACTGCAATTTCAAAACCTGTTGGCTCTGCTGCTTGCCCAGCTTCAAATACCCAACCTGAATCATTGGCTAAATCTCCAAGGAAACGTTCGTTATCTTTAATAGTTATCCCTTCACCATGAAGTGCTTCAGCACAAGATTTTTCACACGGTGCAGGACAAACTCGTCCTGTAAATTCTGGAAATGGGTTAGTTAATACTAGACGTTCATAAGCTTTTTTCTGAACTCCTCTATAAATCAAATCATTCCACTCTGGAATATGATTATCATTTGGACAACCAGAAACTACTCGTTTGCCACCATAAAAGATTCCTTGATGACAAAATGGCACATCACAGTGCATACAGCGCGCTGCTTGTCTTTTTCGTTCTTCTACGGATAAAGGAACTTGCAATTCTGCAAAATCGCGTACACGCTCCGCAACTTCCCTATAAGGATTATTTACTTTTTGATATTTTAAAAATCCATTTGGATCTGCCATTAGATTACCTCCGATACTTTCTCAAAGGTTGCCATCGTAAGCTTTTCGCCTGACAAACCTGTTTTGGCAAGTGTTTCTTCTACATCTTTGATATGATGATATTCTCTCGGATAAACTTTAATAAATTTTTGATGTTCGGTTTCCCAGTTTTCCAAGATATATTGTGCTTTTGTAGAGTTTGTATATTGTAAATGTTTCTTCAACAATATTTGTAATTTATCATCGCCTGTCGTTTCTCCAAGATGATAAAGTTCTACCATTTCATGATTAACTTTTCCTGCAAAATTTCCTGCAACATCATATACATAAGCGACTCCTCCAGACATTCCTGCTGCAAAATTACGACCAGTTGTGCCCAAAATCACTGCAACTCCACCTGTCATATATTCGCAACCATGATCACCTACACCCTCAACAACGAACTCTGCACCAGAATTTCGGACACCACAGCGTTCACCTGCTCTACCTCGGAAATAAGCTTCACCACCGATTGCTCCAAAAAGGGCGACATTCCCAATGATAGAGGTGTTTTCTATGTTATATGCAGCATCAACAGGTGGCTTAATAATCAATCGTCCTCCAGATAGAGATTTTCCAATATAATCGTTTGCCTCACCGATAAGGGTTAACTCCATACCAGCTGTCGCGTAAGCTCCAAAAGATTGCCCAGCAACACCATCATAGCTGTAACGTACTGTAGCATCTTTCAGCCCAAAATTACCATAACGTTCTGCAATCCATCCCGCCATTCTCGCTGTAGCTGTACGATTAATGTTTTTAATTTCTTCATGAACATCCGAAAAAGCACCTGAGTTGATTGCTGATTCCAATGTTGCGTCAAGCTCACGCCAAGGACGACTTTCATCAAATGGATTTTCATGTTTGACAGCGATAGGTAAAGTGTGACCAATCATTCGCTCAAAGTCTAAACCTTGCATCTTATCTGGAAGCTGTTCTTTTTTATGAAGCAACTCTGCATGACCGACAAGCTCGTCAATCGTTCGGAAACCAAGTTCTGCAAGAATTTCTCGCAGTTCTTCTGCCATAAAATGCATCAGACGCACAATATGCTCAGGTTTTCCCATGAAATTTGCACGTAATTTTGGATTTTGTGTCGCAATCCCTACTGGGCAGGTATTCAAATGACAATTTCTTGTCATAATACAACCAATAGCGACTAAAGCAAGACTACCAAATGAATATTCCTCGGCGCCTAACATTGCCGCAACTGCAACATCACGACCTGTCACAACCTTGCCATCAGTTTCTAAAATCATGCGGTCACGCAAATTATTCATTGTCAATGTTTGGTGTGCTTCAGCTAGTCCCATTTCCCACGGAAGTCCTGCATCACGTGTAGAATTTCTTGGACTCGCCCCAGTACCACCATCATAGCCAGAAATAACGACTTTATCAGCACCAGCTTTGACACAGCCTGTAGCGATTGTTCCTACTCCAGTGGACGAAACTAATTTCACATCAATTTGAGCATAGGGATTAACTTTTTTAAGGTCGAAGATAAGCTGAGACAAATCTTCGATAGAGTAAATATCATGATGGGGTGGAGGTGAAATCAAGCTCACACCAGGTGTAGAATTTCTTACTTCTGCAACCCACGGAAAGGCTTTTTTACCTGGCAATTGTCCGCCCTCACCCGGTTTTGCTCCCTGTGAAATCTTAATCTGGATTTCTTCAGCAGACATCAAGTAAGCTGCCGATACACCAAAGCGACCTGAGGCAACTTGTTTGATTTTAGAATTAAATGTAGTACCATAACGTTTCGCATTTTCTCCGCCTTCTCCAGAGTTTGACTTGGCGCCAATGGAATTCATCGCTTCAGCTAGGCATTCATGCGCTTCTTTGGATAGTGATCCGAAGCTCATTGCACCGATTTTAAATCGCTTGACAATGTTTGAGGCAGGTTCAACTTCCGCTAACGCTATTGGTTTACGATCGGATTTGATTTCCCAGATATGCCGCAGACTTGTTGGATGTTGTTTCGCTTCGTCAGTCAAATATCCTGTATATTTTTTAAACTTTTGATAATCATTTTGACGGACAGCATTTTGGATTTCATAAATCATGATTGGATCATAAATATGATGTTCTCCACCATCTTCAAGCGAACGATACTGAAAGCTTCCGCCTGTTTCAAGTAAGTCATTTGCACGATGACCATACGCTTTTTTATATCTAGCACGATATTCATCTTCTATTTGTGCCAATGAAAGTCCGCCGATTCTTGTGCTCGTCCCTGTAAAATATTTGTCAACAACTTCTTTTGATAAACCAATGGCTTCAAAAAGCTGAGCCCCTTTATAGCCGACAATGGTTGAAATCCCCATACGACTCATGACTTTCACAATTCCTTTTTCAGCAGCATGACGATAATTTTCAAGTTGTTCGGGTGAGCCCATTTCCCAATCTGATAGTGTCGCATAAGCACCGTAAGGATGAATTGCAGATGCGCCATACCCACAAGTGTTGCAAAGTGATGGACTTCGGAAACTTCTGCTGTATCTAAAACAATCGCAAATTTTGATGCGGCACGTCTTCCAAGCATATAGTGATATAATCCTGATAAAGCAAGCAAAATGGGCATTGGCACCCTTCCTTTTTCAAAGGCTCTATCACTCAGAACAATGATTGTCGCACCCGCATTGACGAGTCCTTCGACTTTATAAAACAATTTATTTAGCGCATTTTCTAAAATGTCATTTTCATCATACAACGTAGAAACAACTTCTGCGTGGTATTGAGGTTCTTTTAGTGCTAAAATCTTTTCAAAGTCTGTTGTTGAAAGGACTGGGCTTGTTAATTTGAGTTTACGAATATTGTCACTGCTGATAGAAGCTGGATTACCATCTTCACCAAGATAAGTTTCTGTGCCAATAACAATCTGCTCTCTAATCGCATCTATGGGTGGATTAGTGACCTGAGCAAATTGTTGTTTGAAGAAGTTATAAAGTGACTGCGCTTGTTCTGACAAAACAGCTAATGGCGCATCAAATCCCATTGATATTGTAGGCTCTGCTGCATTTTCTGCCATTGGTAACATAACCGTACGAATCATTTCGTCATTGTAGCCAAACAGTTTCCACATTGCTTTAATGCTTGCTGACGGAATTTTGTCAGTAGATATTTTTTCTGTCAGTGCTGACAGATTTTTTAAACCTGCTGATAGCCAATCTTGGTAAGGATATTTACTCGCATAATATTTTTTGACTGCATCATTTCTTATCATTTCGCCTTTGTCAGTGTTGACCAAAATCATATTACCTGGACCAAGTACTGATTTTTCAACGATTTGATTGGCTGGAATATCCACAACACCAGACTCTGAAGATAGAATGATAAAATTATCTTTTGTAACAAGATAACGGCTTGGTCGTAGCCCGTTTCTGTCAAGTCTGGCACCAACAGTTGTTCCATCAGTAAATACAAGCGCAGCTGGACCGTCCCAAGGTGCGATATGTGCCGTACTGTATTCGTAAAATGCTTTTAGTTCAGGAGCCAAACCTGTATTTTCCCCCCAAGCTTCTGGAATCATTGCAAGTAAACTCTCGGGCATTTCTCGCCCGTTTCTATAAAGATACTCCATACAATTTTCCAGTTTTGCTGAGTCAGAGTTCTCAGAGTTATACATCTCAATATCATGAACTTTCATCCAATTTTCAGCACCACGTAACGTATTAATTTCGCCATTATGCGCTAAAAAACGGAAAGGCTGCGCCCGATTCCATGATGGAAAAGTATTTGTAGAAAAGCGACTGTGTGTCAAAGCAATATGGCTTTTAAAAGTTTCATCAGATAAATCTGGATAGAATAATTTAACCTGATAAGCGTGCAACATTCCTTTATAGACCACTGTCTTACTTGACAAAGAACAAATATACAAGTCATTTTCATCGAATCTTTTTTCGAGTGAACGACGAATATCAAATAAATCACTTTCAAAATCTTTGTCGGCACTGACATTTTTTTGTTCAATGAACACTTGCACAAAAGCAGGCATAATTTTTTGAGCAGTCAATCCGCATGATTCATAATGAAAAGGAACTGCACGTGTGAATAAAACTTCATGCCCCTGCGCTTTTACTGCGGCAGTAATGGATTCTAATGCTTGCCTTTGCTTGTTTTCTTGACGTGAAAGAAAGAATTGCCCTACTGCGTAGTGTCCTTTCGCTGGAAGTTTTACTTTATTTTCCTCGGCTATTTTTACAAAAAATTCATGCGGTAAAGCAAGTAAAATCCCTGCTCCATCTCCTGTTTCCGGTTCGGCACCTGTCCCCCCTCTATGATTCATCCGTTTAAGCATAGTAAGTGCGTGTTCAACAAGTTGATGACTTGCCCTACCATCAATTTGAGCAATAAAGCCCATTCCACAAGCATCCGACTCAAAGTCTGGCTGCCACAAAGTTGTTTTCAATGCTTTTTTTGCTTCAGCTTTCATTTCTTTCCCTCTCAGTCATTAAATTTTGATAATTGATTATTTTCTGACTATTATCTGGTTTAAAAAAGCGGAAAACCGCTTTTGATTTTTACTCATTTGATATGAATCACTCTTAATTTACTTTAACAATCCATCCATCAGGTGCTTCTACATCACCAAATTGAATACCAACAAGTTCATCATATAAACGTTTAATGGTTGGTCCAACCTCTGTTTCCGAATGAAAAACATACTGTTTTTCTCCATCATCAATACGTCCAATAGGTGAAATAATAGCAGCTGTTCCACAAGCACCAGCTTCAACAAATTGATTCAAATCACTCACAGGAACATCTGTTTCAATTGCTTTCAAACCCAGACGATGTTCTGCCAAATATAAGAGTGAATATTTAGTAATTGATGGCAAAATAGATGGACTCAACGGCGTAATAAATTCATTTTCCGCTGTAATCCCAAAGAAGTTTGCTGCTCCGACTTCTTCAATTTTTGTATGTGTTGCTGGATCAAGGTAAATGGCATCAGCATAACCCGCTTTCTTAGCACCAACTTCTGCTTGGAGCGATGCAGCATAATTTCCTCCAACTTTTGCCCCACCTGTCCCCAAAGGAGCAGCACGGTCATAATCGCGCGAAATAACAAAATTTGATGGTGCCAAACCACCTTTAAAATAAGAACCTACAGGCATTGCAAAAACAGTAAAAAGATATTCATCCGCAGGTTTCACCCCAATAATATCTCCAATCCCAATGAGAAGCGGACGAAGATAAAGCGTCCCACCTGTACCATAAGGAGGCACAAAATCTTCATTAGCTTTAACCACTTGCTTGACTGCATCAATAAACATTTCTGTTGGAACTTCTGCCATGCACAAGCGACGAGCTGTTTTTTGGAGTCGTGCTGCATTTTGGTCTGGACGAAAAAGCTGGATTGAGCCATCTTTTGTGCGATAAGCTTTCAGTCCTTCAAAACCTTGTTGACCATAATGTAGAGCAGGAGAAGATTCACTAATATGGAGTTGATTGTCTCCTGTTAGTTCTCCTGTACTCCATTGTCCATCTTTATAGCGGGCAATATAGCGAAATGGTAAGTTTGTATAGTTAAATCCTAAGTTTTCCCAATCTAAATCAATCGTCATAACATCCTCCGAAAATTTTCTGTTATAATAGATTATATTATTTTCTGAAAAGGAAAACAAGAAAATATTCAGAATTTTTATTAAAAATTCAGTCAATGTTCGGTTTTGTTTTGATAAAACAGCATAATACCAAGCTTTCATAGCCTTTAATAAAAATATCAGCGATTGGAGAATTATGAACTTTTTAAAAATAAATTGGGAAGATTTAGGCGCGCTTCTCCTTGATAAATTAATCACTATTATCCTTGTCAGCCTACTTTTTTTTATTCTTTATCAAGCTGGAACTCGAATTGTAAAGCGACTTTTCAAAAACTATAGCGAACAAAAATGGACGGATACTTCTCGAATTTTAACACTCTCTAGACTTACAACCAGTGGCATCCATTACCTTACCGTTTTTCTATATATCTACACGGTTCTTGGGCTTATCGGCATTCCTGTAGGCAACGTTTTAGCTGGCGCTGGAATTATTGGTGTGGCACTTGGCTTTGCGGGACGTGATTTAGTTGCTGATATTATCAATGGATTTTTTATCATTGTTGAACATCAAATTAATGTTGGCGATACTGTGGCCTTTTCTGGTTTAGATATTGAAGGAATTGTCAAAACTGTAGGTATCCGCTCTATTACTGTCATTGGGGCAGATGGCGCAACTACTTTTATCCCAAATCGTAACATTGCCGCACTAAAAAACTACTCTTATACGGCTCGCACAGTCAATCTTGATGTTCCTGTAGACCTGTCAGTACTGACAGAAACAAAAGCACATATTTTATCAGTAAATGCTGATTATCCGCAAGTTAAATTCGCAGGAATTATTAATCATGAAGAAAAATTATTTATCCGTAGCACATTAACTGCTTCATCAGCCGAACTTCCAGCTTTAAAAATGGAAATTTTAGATAAATATTATGACAACTCATACTGACAGGTTTGTAAATTTACTGACAGAACATTTGTCAGTTACTATAAAAAAGCGTGAATCAATTTTCACGTTTTTTCAATACTGTCCAGTCAAAAATTTCTCTAAACTAGCAACTGTTTTGATTTGGTAGTCCGTTTTACTTGCATTATTCTCCAAGTAGCCCTGCTCATAGCCTGTCACAATAAACTTAGCCATCTGCTTACCATTCATCAGTAACTCATACGATTGGTCTTGTTTTTTCAAAACATAAGCTCGATACTTGGAAGAACCTGACTCCTCTGCATTTT from the Lactococcus allomyrinae genome contains:
- a CDS encoding glutamate synthase subunit beta — encoded protein: MADPNGFLKYQKVNNPYREVAERVRDFAELQVPLSVEERKRQAARCMHCDVPFCHQGIFYGGKRVVSGCPNDNHIPEWNDLIYRGVQKKAYERLVLTNPFPEFTGRVCPAPCEKSCAEALHGEGITIKDNERFLGDLANDSGWVFEAGQAAEPTGFEIAVIGSGPAGLAAAWRLNQLGHTVTVFEKSDRFGGLLMYGIPNMKLDKDVVQARIDLMEKLGVQFVANTEIGRDLSYDDLDSRFDKVILAIGAGVPRDLPIAGRELSGIRFAVDFLTETTKTVLEIGENNVPKSLEGKKVIVIGGGDTGNDCIGTAVRLGATRVQQLEITPPLPFERTENNPWPEWPMVLKQGYGQEEAQFAGNIDLTAYKMTATQFISNNQGQIKALQVAEVGPDFKPVTGTEKLLEANLVLLAMGFVSTDKDLLSTFGVKEIYDNYTTNNDKILVAGDARRGPSLVIWAIREGRKAAEVIDEQLTKMVTSY
- a CDS encoding branched-chain amino acid aminotransferase produces the protein MTIDLDWENLGFNYTNLPFRYIARYKDGQWSTGELTGDNQLHISESSPALHYGQQGFEGLKAYRTKDGSIQLFRPDQNAARLQKTARRLCMAEVPTEMFIDAVKQVVKANEDFVPPYGTGGTLYLRPLLIGIGDIIGVKPADEYLFTVFAMPVGSYFKGGLAPSNFVISRDYDRAAPLGTGGAKVGGNYAASLQAEVGAKKAGYADAIYLDPATHTKIEEVGAANFFGITAENEFITPLSPSILPSITKYSLLYLAEHRLGLKAIETDVPVSDLNQFVEAGACGTAAIISPIGRIDDGEKQYVFHSETEVGPTIKRLYDELVGIQFGDVEAPDGWIVKVN
- a CDS encoding mechanosensitive ion channel family protein encodes the protein MNFLKINWEDLGALLLDKLITIILVSLLFFILYQAGTRIVKRLFKNYSEQKWTDTSRILTLSRLTTSGIHYLTVFLYIYTVLGLIGIPVGNVLAGAGIIGVALGFAGRDLVADIINGFFIIVEHQINVGDTVAFSGLDIEGIVKTVGIRSITVIGADGATTFIPNRNIAALKNYSYTARTVNLDVPVDLSVLTETKAHILSVNADYPQVKFAGIINHEEKLFIRSTLTASSAELPALKMEILDKYYDNSY
- a CDS encoding diaminopimelate decarboxylase, translated to MKIPFVTKTQLEQLTAEYPTPFHLYDEKGIREKARALHTAFAWNKGFKEFFAVKATPTPAILKILHEEGCGVDCASYVELLMSQKCGFSGSEIMFSSNDTPAEEFKFAKKIGATINLDAYEHIKFLSALTDFEFPETMSLRYNPGGVFSMGTKIMDNPEESKFGMTKAQLFQGIKDLQQLGVKKFGIHSFLASNTVTNEYYPELARQLFELALEIHEKTGVTLDFINLSGGIGVNYRPEEKANDIAIIGEGVHQVYDEVLTQNGLGEVKIFTELGRFMLAPHGVLVTKVLHLKETYRSYVGVDASAVNLMRPAFYNAYHHISVSGKDNDVATEIYDVTGSLCENNDKFAKQRSLPKIEIGDLLVIHDTGAHGFSMGYQYNAKLRSSEILLQEDGKSRMIRRAEKPEDYFATLQGFEF